The genomic stretch AAGAGAAAAGTAAGCCTGTCGTCATCACATTATTATTCTTTTAAAGTTTTAAGCATATCAGCTGACCACATACCAAATAAATGCCACTCAAGGGAATTGTTGCATATATACTCATACACTAAGATGTTATAGCTTTCTTTGCAGCAGTACCCAAGCAGCATGACGATATTTCGGTGCCGAGCAAAACTGAGAACTTGCACTTCCGAGAAGAATTCAGTATAACCCTGTGAGCTAGCTTCTTTGTGCAACTTGGCTGCAATGACCTGACCATCCTTGAGCTGGCCCTTGTACACATGTCCAAATCCACCCTCACCCAGCAAATTTTCACTTGAGAAGTCAGATGTTGCAGTTTGAATCTCCGAGAATGGGAATTTCATGGATTCCTTTATGTACAGAACTGATTTTAGACCACAACCAATGCACAAAACTGGCCTTTCTGATGAATCATATTGGGAGCTCATTTTATCTTCGTATTTTCCTGGAAAAGGATCACAAGACCACACATGGTATTACTGTGTATGATATAATATAAGTAGCCCTGTAACATCAAATAAATGGTAGCAGACATCAAATAACAGttgttctttttagtttttagaaaataataaataaatcgtGAGTTCTACATGAATTAGCTATCACGACTACAAGGACTACCAGTAGTTTTCTGTCTTCTGTCATCTGTACTGCCTGCTTTTTTTATTACGGTTTAGTGAAGAAAAAATTATCTCACCATTAGGCAGGGATTCAGTATCGTCAATTGTGAGAGACATGCCACTGAAGTATGGCATACTGCATGCAGCCACACTGGAGGTCTCGTGGATCTCGTAGTTGTTTAGAGAGGCAAGGTAGCTTACAGGCGATGACCTGATTGATACCTTGCGAGTGTCATCATTTACTGTCTCAGAGCTCAGATCCATCGTGACCGCAAAACGTTGCACGTCCTTCAATTCAGCtgtgcttttgcttgatgggtttGTTCGTATTGACCTCAAGGATTTCACTTTTAAGTCATCCTGAAACATCGCAACTTTGCAAGCTATGTGCTTTTCTAAGTGCTTGAAATCTTTCCTGAAGTGCctgaaaaaaattattttaaattCAATACTACCTCAAGTACCCAGAAGAATATGGGCACTGAACTTCCGTTCAGGGTTAGTCTATCATAGACGTTTGAAGAAGAAATGATGTACAAACCTATCTAGGACAACCCAAGAAGCTTTGCTGGAATTTACTTCATGGATAATGAAAACCTTTGCAGGTGCTCCTGGGATTATCTTGAGGGTCACAGTAATCTGATAAAATTTTGAAGTGTCAGAATGTAACAAGTATTTCAAGATTAATAATGTAGCTATTAAATCACCATTATCCAGATTTCTGATGATATAAAAGTGACTGCATGGAAAGTAGGGATAAAGATAAGCATGCTTACATTTTCTACCGAAGAATAACACGTTCATATAGAATAGACAAATGAAGGCAATTTACCTTAACATTGTGGAGCATCTCTATAACTTGTAGGAGCTTATTTTTGTAGGATTCAGCTATGTTTGCAACCTGATCAACTAGGTATCGGTCGCTTGTCCCGACAAAAGATTCAGTAAACGGTTTGGTTTGGTAGCCCACTGAACACAAACAGAAGAACCAAAAGCATTACATATCCAGTAAATAATAATTTTGGTGTAGTATTCAAAGAGAACGTTGGTGAGTATTATGACCTTACCACTGCAAACTCAAACTCAAACTATAGATTTTATTTGTTGTAAACAAATGTACATAACTATATATCATGAAGGACACACTTGGATatagtatttgacaaatattctaTCATTAAAATTCTGTTAGATCACACCAATACTAGAAAAGTAGAAAGGCTATCACACTGGTGCACATTCAGTATACTAGGATTCTACGCTAGAAATAGGAAATGGTGATGCTAGCAATGACCATATGAAACTATACATTCGGAAATGCATCATAGATATCAGAATTGCATTTTTCTAAGGTACTCCAAGGTAATATGGACCGCACATTTTGAGTCAATACCAACAATTGATATAACTATTACCTGTTGATAGGAGTAAAATGCACCAGCAGCCCCTAAACTTGGAAGAGAATCATCCAGGTCCCCAAACTCCTAAAGTGCACACCAAGGTCCTTGAACTTGGCACATGGTACGTCACATGTCCAAACAGGCCCAAACTAGACCTGTTTGTTGATGTGGGCGCCCATGCTGGCACCAACGATGCCAAACCAGACCCTAAACTTGACAAAGTGTGCCATCTAGGTTCCTAAACTTTCAAAATCATCCGCATACATGAACTAGGCCCATGCTACATCATAGGTCCAGTATCCATATTTGTCTTAGTGTCATATGGATATTCGTATTCGATTTTAATCCAAATACTAAGTGGATGCATCCGTATATGATTTCCATAATTTTTTTGTTATCCAATTCCACATTCGAATTTCAAAAAATGACAAATACCCAACATTATTCATATACCCTATAAAGTCATCTAAAACTTATATctatactactccctccatcccaatttataagtcattccaagaatcttggggagtcaaaacatctcaagtttgaccaacattattatagaaaaaaaaattaaaaaggtttatgacatcaaatagatattactatgaaaatataactaatgaagaacctaataatacttagatggtatatcataaatgttattatgttatcatataaatttggtcaaacttgaaatgttttgactctccaagattcttgaaatgacttggatggagggagtaattagTAATGTAAATAACTTTAATATAACAAAAAATAACATcgtttaaactatttaaaacttATCTCTGCAACTAATAACATTATATAATAGTAATATTATTAATAATATATAAAGGTTAGTTTTAATATGGCTAACATATTAATTTTATGTACTTTAATTTAATTATCCATATATTGGTGAAATTATTTTTGTATATTTTGAATAATtcattgataaatattattaataGTTTTATTGATTTGTGAGATACTTGTTTATTAtatatgttttttatatatattttaaacTAGAATAAGATATTTTGGTGATTCTGAAAGCTACGGTGCTGCCTCAGAAGCGCATACCCATGAACAACAGTATGCTATCATCCACCAGACATGCATGATTGCAATCTCACTACAAATACAGAGTTTCCTATCTACCAAATAAACAATATGCCAATGGACATACGCGCAGCTTCTAAAATGGAAAATGAACACGATGAGGCAAATTAAGCATCAAAACTGCTATGCCATACTATTTTGAAAATCCACAAATGTAAACTAAGATATAAGACTATATAGTCTATATTTGTGTGTGCCGAGTCATAAAATAAGGGTGTGATATCCCAGAGATGATCCTCACATGGATGGGTGATGGAGTGAAGCACGCCGAGCACGAGCAGCGAATCGCTCGCACGGAGTATGTCTCCTCGCTCGACGACCAAATTCTTGAACGCCGTTTTGATCTCGTCATCCCGGTGGTCCCGCGTGGCGTCTAGCGCCACCACGACCATCtgtggcggcggcagcggcgacgCCATCACGGACGGCGTCGCGTCCTCGCCCTGGGGGGTGGCGTAGGCCGCCCCCGACGACGCGGGGGTGGGCTGGTCGTCCCCGGCGCCGATGATGGAGGACATCGACATAGGCGACCCCAGCGGGGTCCTGAAGGGGCTGGTCCACCGCCGCCGCTTGCTATGCCGATGCCGATGCAAGCCCCTCCTGCTGCCGCCGCAGCCATCGTGGCCGCCCGGAATCGCGGTTATGAAGGCCTCGAGGCGTCTACGCGCCGCCGAGTATATTCGGGAAATTACAGCGTACATTCGATCCTGCTGCAGGCGCGGGGGGCACCTCGAGGTCACCGGCGGAGAATATATCCCCCGCTCGCACAAGCATTAACGGCGACATTGGTGGAGGGATCGAGGAGTCGGCGCGGCGGCGAATCGCGGGAGCTTGCGGTTGTCGCGGGGCGGGTGGACGGTTGCGGCGGCGGGGGCAGCGAGAAAGCCGAGAGCTGTTCCGCTCCCAAGGAAAGCAGGCACCAGCAAACAGTTTGCTTGCACAGCGGCGGAACTCGGTTCTGAAATCCggtctccctttgtagcaggttTCTCTCCGTAGCCTTAGTCTAATCCAAAACAATTAAGCAAGGAGAACGAATTCTCTGTAATTTCACTGAGGGGCTATTTAGATCCTTTTATTTGAAGAAATTAAAATCTACTTAATAAATTAAACCATTTGATTTGGGCTAAAAAACGGGTGAAGatcgtgaaaaaaaaaataatgttTCACCATTCACATAGAACCATATCTCAAATTCGTAGAGTGGTTGATGGAAATTGATTCTATAGATCACCATTCTATTCTATGTTTCTACTTTAGAACTTATAACACGCACTTCAACTCACGCCTCTACGGTAGAAATGCAACAGATAAGTATCTCACATGTATAGTCAACAATAATATGCAATATAATCCATATGCAACCATATTAGCTTGATTAATATGTGTTTAAATtataattattaaaataaattCAATTCCAAGGATCCAAAAGAGCAACATTTTATATATGTCCTCTATTTATCAATGGTTGTTTGAAGCCCTCCCTGTTTCAAATTCTAGAGAGTCAGTCAAACGGTAGCTAAAAATTTTAGTGGATTATGAGAGAATAATCTTCTCCTTTTACACCGAAAGATGGACgtttaaaaaaaactaaaacacTCTCCATCCAATCCCACTAATAATTGCTCCAAAATCAATTCTCATACATTCCCTCCATCCatctaaagaaaaatatcaTTCTTGATTCTCAAAGAGTATATGAATCTCAAAATTGACAAAATATATAAACAAGGTACTGATATTTAAAGTGTATAAGTATCATTCAATGAaccatataatatatttttataataaatcaaatttaagatacaaatattcaaaatattttaaattaGTATAAAACTTGTCAAATTTAATTTTTACTTATTCCAACCGAGGGAGTATGCCAACGTATTATTTGTTTCATCTTCAATAAAACATGTCGATTATTTTGGGTGACATGCAATACATATGAAGGAAATCAGTTGGGCCTAAGTCAGTTAAAAACAGGGATATAAACTGCATCCACTTTTACCAATGTGTTTATTGAAGATGTGGATGCTAAAGGATATAAACTGCATCCACCTTTATTCTCCTTTAGCTATGATGCATAATCCATTAAATCGAGGCTATTGATGCATGTTTAGATCCTAACTAATTGGCTAGCTGATGCCTTACTAATCACACCAACTAAAAATTAGCTATTAGTCAGTACAACTATTTTCTATGGACTATTTATGCTAGTCGTTGTTTAATATGATACGGTCTTCAAGTTAAAATTTGATTGttcatttattttataattatattgttcctGACATGTTGGCTATTAGCCTTGGCGTCCACGACCGCATGGAGTCTTCGGCCGGCCGGCCTGGTGCGACGACGTTcgcctttggccttgtttagttccgaaaaattttgagaaatcgacactgtagcactttcgtttgtatttgacaaatattgttcaatcatggactaactaggctcaaaagattcgtctcgtcaatttcgaccaaactatgcaattagtttatatttttgtctatatttaatacttcatgcatgcgtctaaagattggaaaaagtctactttaggtccctcaactttcgcgaaagtctaattttcatccctgaactctaaaaccggacaaaatacatccctcaacttttaaaaccatgcacattacatccttgacctggttttgaaagcggttttacctttttctttttatttattttggctgaattttttgaaaaatcacagtaaatcacataaaaatcataaaatagaaaactcaatttttgttggactttagatcagtagatctacacattgaatatataatatagtatgttctagtacaaatttttttgatgtatctttagatctatgtttttctctaattaattagattaattatagctacattttctatggtctaatcgtgatgaaatttatatggtgagctaattattctatgtttgagttatagtaaaaattttatactcattgaatcacgtattagttagttatagatttatttaggtttatgcttgttaaattataataaatctataactaagttatacatgatctaatgagtatgaaatttttaccatagtttaaatatataataattagtctaacataaaaaattcaccacaattgcaccatacaaactatagctatgcattattctaattaattatagaaaaacacagatctaaagctacaataaaaaatttgtactaaagcatactatattatatgttcactatgtagatctacttatctgaAGTTCAACAAAGTTAGAattactattttatgaattttatgtgatttactataattttacaaatatttagccagaataaataaaaatgaaaaagacaaaactgccttcaaaaccgctcataaccatgtcagggacataatatgcatggtttcaaaaattgagggatgtattttatcCGGTTTTGAAGTTCAGGGATGAAAAACAGACTTTTGCAAAAGTTGAGGGACCTGAAGTGGACTTCTtccctaaagatttgatgtgacggagaatgtgaaaaattttgcaaaattttctgagaagtaaacaaggcctttgagattttgattttttttttttttgagaatcgTGGCACGTCTTTAGGGAGCACCTGGGCCCGTGGGCTTTTCGTGGAAGCTAATAAGCCCGTGTGGGAAATCTGGTTCTGGGATCAAGCCCGTGCAACTTCTCTATGTATGGGCGCAAGCCCAACAAACGCTCCTGACAGCATTCGGTAATAACTTGTCCAGTCTTATTCTGATTTGGTTTTGATTTTGAGGAAATGGCTAACCTGCTGAGGAAGGAATtgttagagcaagtattatagtgggtTGTAAGCTGGCTagatgctgaggtggaggagagaagagaggagagagaggagaagcgggctgtaagcttacagctagCCTGGGCACAggaaccaagaaactttgtgagagagacaagtgggccatgtaataatagtgaatagctaactattgtatgggtgggctgGGAGAAAACGGCAAGGAACTTTACAGCCAGCAAGtgggctgtattattaaacttgctcttatTGCAGGTCCTCATATGCATCTTGTCTGTTTTGTCGTTTTGATTCTGGCCTTTCAAAGTACTAGCTCGGATTTTAGCTGTAACATGTAACCCGGATTATTCATGAAACCATGACGCAACTATTAGCAGGTGTGGTGGCTCTATACATGTTTATTTACACGTATATTAGAAGAAATAAACAGGTTTGTGCGTCAATAATTCGTCCATGCACAAGCACATTGGCAGGCAAAGCCCTTACAAAAGAAActttctctgttttttttttgaaataatgAGAGTCATTTGTCTGACTAAATC from Sorghum bicolor cultivar BTx623 chromosome 3, Sorghum_bicolor_NCBIv3, whole genome shotgun sequence encodes the following:
- the LOC8061468 gene encoding inactive protein kinase SELMODRAFT_444075, which translates into the protein MYAVISRIYSAARRRLEAFITAIPGGHDGCGGSRRGLHRHRHSKRRRWTSPFRTPLGSPMSMSSIIGAGDDQPTPASSGAAYATPQGEDATPSVMASPLPPPQMVVVALDATRDHRDDEIKTAFKNLVVERGDILRASDSLLVLGVLHSITHPLGYQTKPFTESFVGTSDRYLVDQVANIAESYKNKLLQVIEMLHNVKITVTLKIIPGAPAKVFIIHEVNSSKASWVVLDRHFRKDFKHLEKHIACKVAMFQDDLKVKSLRSIRTNPSSKSTAELKDVQRFAVTMDLSSETVNDDTRKVSIRSSPVSYLASLNNYEIHETSSVAACSMPYFSGMSLTIDDTESLPNGKYEDKMSSQYDSSERPVLCIGCGLKSVLYIKESMKFPFSEIQTATSDFSSENLLGEGGFGHVYKGQLKDGQVIAAKLHKEASSQGYTEFFSEVQVLSFARHRNIVMLLGYCCKESYNILVYEYICNNSLEWHLFDKSACLLEWHKRHAIAIGIAKGLRFLHEECRAGPIIHRDLRPSNVLLTHDFVPMLGDFGLAKWKAGDDNIQTRILGQTGYLAPEYAQYGMVSVRTDVYAFGIVLFQLISGRKVLDEHGGQCTHILQWAGPLVESLALHELIDDRIKDTYDTYGLYHLAKTAYLCVRPNPEQRPSMGEVVRLIEIENEHIRDLSRQFIPHFMK